The genomic window CTTGCTCTGTCGGACGCTGCGGAGACGGCGCGCCAGCTTCCCCGCGCGGTCGCCGCAGGCGACCTCGACGCGACGCAGGGGCTGATCGACGAGGTGTCGGCCACTGTCGACCGAGCCGCGCAGGCTGTGAGCGACCCGGTCTGGGGCGTCGCCGAGACGATGCCCTGGCTCGGTGACGACGTCAGCGCCGTCGGGGTGATCACGGAGCACGGGCACGCCCTCACCACCGCAATCGCCGAGCTGCGCGCTGTCGCCGCAGAGCTCGTGCGCCCGCCGGGCAACGGCGCTGTGGTCGACGTCGTCGCCCTCGCGGATGCGCACGACGCGCTGGCGATCGCTGCAGATGCCGCCACGGCTGCCCGCGCTGAGATCGACGCCGTGGAATCGGCGGGCCTGATCCCGCCGATCGCGTCGGGCGTACGGTCGCTGCGGGACGTCCTCGACCAGGCGGAGCCCAGCCTTCAGACGGCGGCGGCCGTCACGGGCGTTCTCCCTGGGGTCCTCGGCGCCGACGGGCCGCGGACGCTGCTGGTCATGCTTCAGAACAACGCCGAGCTGCGCACGGGCGGCGGGATCACGGGGTCCTTCGCGCTGCTGACCGCCGACCGCGGTGCCCTCACGCTGCACGAGCAGGCGGACTCGAGCCAGTTCCGTCGGCAGAGCGAACCGATCATGGCGGTGCCGGAAGGGACGACTTCCCTCTACGGCGACGACGTCGCGCGCTTCGTGCAGAACGCGTCGATGACCGCCGACTTCGCCGTCACCGGGGCGCTCGCGTCGGCGTGGTGGAGCGGACGCACCGGCACGGCACCGGATGCCGTGCTGTCGCTGGACCCGCTCGTCGTGCGCGCCCTGCTCGAGGCGACCGGACCGATCCCCCTCGCCGACGGCAGCGAACTGACCGCGGAGAACCTCGTCGATCGGCTGCTGGTTCAGCCGTACGTCCACCTGAAGGCCGACGAGCAGACGGTTTTCCTGCAGGGCGTCACCGATGCGCTCTTCGCCGCCTTGACCGCACGCAGCATCGACCCACTCGTCTGGGCGCGCGCGCTGGCGGAGCCCGTTTCGGCGGGGCGACTCTCGCTGTGGAGCCCCGACGCCGGGGCCCAGGCCGCGCTCAGCGGCACGGTCCTCGGGGGCGCCGCGGCACGCCACAGCGCTGCCGGGCCCGACGCGTTCGCGGTGTACTTCAACGACACCACCGGCGGCAAGATGGACGTCTTCCTGCAGACGGCGATCGAGGTGCAGGCGTCATGCCGAGCCGACGGCCGTGCGGAGGTGACGGTCGCCCTCGTGCTCGACAGCGAAGCGCCCGTGGATGCCGGACAGCGCTTCCCCCCGAGCGTCACGGGCGGCGGGCTCTGGGGGCTGCCCCCGGGTCAGATCGGAACGATCGTCTCCGTCTCGGCGCCCGACGGCTGGTCAGCCGCGGGGGTCCAGCGCGACGGCGCGCCGCAACCCTCGGTCGAAGCGGATGAGGCCGGCTTCGCGACATCGGCCGCAGAGCTGCGACTGGATCCGGGACAGACCGGCACGCTCGTCTTCCGTTTCGTCGGGCCCGTCCAGAGCGAGGTGCAGCCCCGCGTGCTCCACACGCCGACGGTCCACGCGCCGACGATCGCGATCGCACCGGCGACCTGCGGGTGACTCAGGCCTTCTGCGCGGACTGTGCGATGCGCACGTCGAGCGGGAAGTCGATCGGGAAGGTGCCGAACAGCAGACGCCCGGCGGATGCCGCCGCCTCGGTGACCGCGTGAGCGGCGGCATCCGCCTGCGCGGCGGGAGCGTGCACGATCACCTCGTCGTGCAGGAAGAAGGCCAGGTGCGCCCGGCGGCCGAAGGCAGGGCCCGACCGCGGCGCCGCATCGTGCGGCGGCACCGCCGGCAGAGCCGCGAGTCTGCCGCGCAGGTCGGCCAGCCACGCCAGCGCCCACTCGGCCGCGGTGCCCTGCACGACGAAGTTGCGGGTGAAACGGCCGCGGTCCCGTGCCCAGCGGCGGGCGCGGGTCTCGTCCACGCCGGTGGCTTCGGGGTCGCCGGCCTGCCCCTGCGCCGCGCGCCACACCGCGGACGGCGGCGGCGAGGTGCGACCCAGCCGGGTGGCGACGATGCCGCCCTCCTCCCCGGTGCGGGCGGCGTCGTCGACGAGGGCCATTGCGCGCGGGAACGTGCGGCGCAGCGCCGGGACGAGCCGGCCGCTGTCGCCGGTGGTCGCCCCGTACATGGCGCCGAGCATGGCGAACTTGGCCTCGGACCGCGTGGCCACGGCGCCACGGTCGACGATGCCGGCGTACAGATCCCGCCCGCGGGCAGCGTCCGCCAGCGCGGTGTCGCCGGCCATGGCCGCCAGCACGCGCGGCTCGAGCTGGGCGACGTCGGCGACCACGAGCACCCAGCCGGGATCGGCCCGAACGGCGTCACGCAGCTGGCGTGGCAGCTGCAGCGCGCCGCCGCCCGACGAGGCCCACCGGCCGGTGACGACTCCGCCGGGAACGTAGACGGGGCGGAACCGGCCGTCGTGCACCCACTCGTCCAGCCACGCCCACCCGTTGGCGCTCAGCAGTCGTGCCAGGCGCTTGTACTCCAGCAGCGGCGCGATGGCCGGGTGGTCGTACTGGGCCAGCTCCCACTTGCTCGTCGATGAGGCGAGCACCCCGACCCGGTGCAGCGCCCGCAGCAGCTTCGGCTGCGAGTCCAGGGCCGCCGTCGGGTCTCCGAGCGCCTCCCGCACCCGGGCTGCGGCGCGTTCGAGCTCACGCGGCTGGCCGCCCGCCGCCGGGCGTGGCCCCAGCAGGTCGGTGAGGATGCCGTCGTGGGCCGCCTCGTCCCATGGCAGCCCCGCCGCGCGCAGCTCCGCGGCGACCAGCGCGCCGGCGGACTCCGCCGCCAGCAGCAGGCGCAGGCGGCCCGGTTCGGCCGCGCCCGCGAGCGCCTCCCGTTGGCGGGCGAACTCGGCGAGGGTGGCGTCGAGGGTCTGCGGCAGGCTGGGCGCGGATGCCGTCTCGAGCTCGAACAGCGTCGGTGCGGGGTCGCCCGCGTCGGGGGCCGCGGCATCCCACTCCCCCGCTGCCCGCAGCGGGGCCGGATCCGTCACATAGAGGCTGTCGCGCAGGATCGCGTGAGACAGGCGCAGATCGTGGCAGCGCGCAACCCGCACACCTGCGGCGAGCAGGCCGTCGTACCACGTCGGGGTGTCGCTCCACACCCAGCGCGGTGCGTGCGCCGCCTCGGCGTCGGCCACCCACGACGCCAGGTCGATGACGGCGATGCGGGCGGTCTCGCCGCCTTCGTCGTTCAGCAGTGCGGCGGTGATGCCGTGGGCATCACGGCCGACGGCGATCCACGTCGGCGACGACTCAGCGCCGGGCACCGACAGCGCCGGTCACAGGCCGGACTCCTCCGTGCGCACGAGAATGCAGCCGCACTCCGGGCAGGTGACGACGGCGTTCTCCGGGGTCTCGCGGAGGGTCTGCAGGTCGGTGCCAGAGAGCACCATGCGGCATCCCTCGCAGGTGCCGCGGCGCAGCAGGGCGGCACCGGTCGAGCGCGTCGCGGTGCGCTCGTACAGGGCGACCAGATCTGCCGGCAGCGCCGCGACGATGGCCGCGCGGTCCCGTGTCGCCTGGTCGTGACGCGCCGTCGCGTCCGCGACGACTGCCTTCGCCTCGTCAGAGAGGCGTCCGCCCTCCGCGTTGATCTCCGCCATCAACGCTTCCTGCTGGGCGACAGCCGCCTCGCACTGCTCGAGGCGCTCCATCACCTCGAGCTCCGCGTCTTCGAGGGCGATCTTGCGCCTGGCGAGCGACGCGATCTCGCTTTCAAGTCCCTGCGCCTCCTTGGCGTTGGCGCTGGATGCCAGCCGTCCGGCATCCCGGTCGCTGCGCGCCTGCACGACGGCGACGTCGGACTCGATGCGCGCCAGTTCGGTGCGGGCGTCGTCGCGGGCGCCCAGCAGTCGCGACAGCTCCTGCGAGTGCGCCTGGCGCTGCGCGAGCAGCTCCTTCACCCGGGCCGCCTGCGGCGGGTTGCGGCGCAGACGCTCCGCCTGCGCGATGCGGGCATCGAGTTCGGCGAGGTCGAGGAGTCGGCGCTGGTCGGCGGGGCTGGCGTTCACCCCTTCAACCTACCGCCCGAGCGGCGCCCCCACCGAGGCCTAGGATGGCTGATGGCCGGTTGGCGCAGCGGTAGCGCAGCTCCTTTACACGGAGAAGGTCACCAGTTCGATCCTGGTACCGGCCACGAAGCGGCTGTGGCAGTCACACCGTCGCGGACTGCACCACTGATGCACGCGCCCAGGGCGCACCGAGTGGGTAGGCTGAACGCTGGCGCTTTGTGTCGTGCGGACAACGTCCGCGCGATCCGCGCCGCGAATACCTGGCACGATCTGCCATACGAGAAAGGTCTTCCGTGACTGTCAACGATCAGGATCCGTACTCGCAGGAGGCCCTCGACAGCGACCCGGAGGAGACCTCCGAGTGGCAGGAGTCGCTCTCGCAGCTCGTCGACGCCAAGGGCTCCGGCCGCGGCCGCGAGATCATGCTCAGCCTGCTGCAGAAGTCGCACGAGCTGCAGCTGAACGTGCCGCAGGTGCCGACCACGGACTACATCAACACCATCGCGCCCGAGAACGAGCCCGAGTTCCCCGGTGACGAGGAACTCGAGCGCCGGTACCGCCGCTGGATCCGCTGGAACGCCGCCATCACGGTGCACCGCGCGCAGCGCCCCGGCATCGGCGTCGGTGGCCACATCTCGACCTACGCCTCGTCGGCGTCGCTGTACGAAGTCGGGTTCAACCACTTCTTCCGCGGTCTCGACGACCCGACCGGCGGCGACCAGGTCTTCATCCAGGGTCACGCCTCCCCCGGCATCTACGCGCGGTCCT from Microbacterium sp. zg-Y625 includes these protein-coding regions:
- a CDS encoding DUF4012 domain-containing protein — protein: MVWASVVMLCLLVVGLGWAAVRVAGAGLALSDAAETARQLPRAVAAGDLDATQGLIDEVSATVDRAAQAVSDPVWGVAETMPWLGDDVSAVGVITEHGHALTTAIAELRAVAAELVRPPGNGAVVDVVALADAHDALAIAADAATAARAEIDAVESAGLIPPIASGVRSLRDVLDQAEPSLQTAAAVTGVLPGVLGADGPRTLLVMLQNNAELRTGGGITGSFALLTADRGALTLHEQADSSQFRRQSEPIMAVPEGTTSLYGDDVARFVQNASMTADFAVTGALASAWWSGRTGTAPDAVLSLDPLVVRALLEATGPIPLADGSELTAENLVDRLLVQPYVHLKADEQTVFLQGVTDALFAALTARSIDPLVWARALAEPVSAGRLSLWSPDAGAQAALSGTVLGGAAARHSAAGPDAFAVYFNDTTGGKMDVFLQTAIEVQASCRADGRAEVTVALVLDSEAPVDAGQRFPPSVTGGGLWGLPPGQIGTIVSVSAPDGWSAAGVQRDGAPQPSVEADEAGFATSAAELRLDPGQTGTLVFRFVGPVQSEVQPRVLHTPTVHAPTIAIAPATCG
- a CDS encoding zinc ribbon domain-containing protein, with protein sequence MNASPADQRRLLDLAELDARIAQAERLRRNPPQAARVKELLAQRQAHSQELSRLLGARDDARTELARIESDVAVVQARSDRDAGRLASSANAKEAQGLESEIASLARRKIALEDAELEVMERLEQCEAAVAQQEALMAEINAEGGRLSDEAKAVVADATARHDQATRDRAAIVAALPADLVALYERTATRSTGAALLRRGTCEGCRMVLSGTDLQTLRETPENAVVTCPECGCILVRTEESGL
- a CDS encoding bifunctional 3'-5' exonuclease/DNA polymerase, with the translated sequence MPGAESSPTWIAVGRDAHGITAALLNDEGGETARIAVIDLASWVADAEAAHAPRWVWSDTPTWYDGLLAAGVRVARCHDLRLSHAILRDSLYVTDPAPLRAAGEWDAAAPDAGDPAPTLFELETASAPSLPQTLDATLAEFARQREALAGAAEPGRLRLLLAAESAGALVAAELRAAGLPWDEAAHDGILTDLLGPRPAAGGQPRELERAAARVREALGDPTAALDSQPKLLRALHRVGVLASSTSKWELAQYDHPAIAPLLEYKRLARLLSANGWAWLDEWVHDGRFRPVYVPGGVVTGRWASSGGGALQLPRQLRDAVRADPGWVLVVADVAQLEPRVLAAMAGDTALADAARGRDLYAGIVDRGAVATRSEAKFAMLGAMYGATTGDSGRLVPALRRTFPRAMALVDDAARTGEEGGIVATRLGRTSPPPSAVWRAAQGQAGDPEATGVDETRARRWARDRGRFTRNFVVQGTAAEWALAWLADLRGRLAALPAVPPHDAAPRSGPAFGRRAHLAFFLHDEVIVHAPAAQADAAAHAVTEAAASAGRLLFGTFPIDFPLDVRIAQSAQKA